TGGGTTTGcgctttactacaaaccttctcagGCCTTTTGAGGGGACTCCTTCACTGATCTCCATGTGGTGTCCCCCAAGCTGCCTTGGACATGGTCCTCCCTTCCTTTTCTTGCTATCTCGTATCCGCCCTTCTTCGATCTAAATGGCGTCTTGTTCTTCTTATTGTCTTGTCCTTCTTTGAATCTTTACAATCACGATGATTAATCGAGAATAGCCTCTTGAATAACCGGATGCAGGATGAAACAGCCATCTGCATACGGTTCAGACGGAGGCGCAAAGCGACATGAATCCTTTTGAGGGAAAGGAGCTCATTTCTCTCGGTAGTTCCTTTCTTAGATGGCTTctgatatatattatattatattatatctatataaatgtatatataatttatttatttatttactaataGTATTTTTTAGTTTTCCTTTTGTGTTGATTGAAATCATTAAACTGGTTTTAGATGTgaattttttcttctattccattTTGTTTTCTTCCATTCCATGATCAATTCAATTAATTGCATATTTATTATGTTGATGGCTACATGGAAAATGGCTTGGCATTTGTAGGTGCAAGGTAATGTTTTTACTGTTCTTAATGTAAGTATATTCTTGATGTAATATGTATACATTAATAATAGGTTGATGAGGTCTCCaatgagaataataataataataataatgtatcgTTTGTTTCTTAATTCACATGTCGATGTTTGATTGCATTCCTTATTAAATGGCCCAACCACGTCTCCTTTGTCTTTGTGGACCTTACAACCTTCTCTTCTCCTTTCAAGTTCCAACCATGCATTCCTAGATATTAATTTTGGACATCGACAATTGATTCGTCTTCTTAGTTTTCTTCTCATCGTCTTTGTCGTAAGACAAAACAAGCTCTGTTAACTTTAGCCATTAAATTGTGTATATATTAGCACCACACTTCCTCCTCCTACTACTCATCTCCCACAATCCATGTACAAATAAGTAGGGACTTTATGCGTTTAGTGATGCTGATGATAACATGCAGTTGATCGAGCACTATTGATTGTACTGGCCTTCGACTGAGACCTGTGCCTTGGTGGTGGGAGATGACAGTGCATCGTTTAGCCTTGTTGCCTTCATCCTCTGCGATCAACAGTAGAAGCTCAAAGCCATTAAGAAACTAACATGTTGGAAGTGAGAAGAACAGAGAGATATTTTTGCTACTGAATTAAAATTAATGGATATTAATGGAAAATCAATGAACACTACCTTATCATCCGCATGGATACCGAGATGGATCCTCTGCTTCTGCTGCGGTCGGCCGCCAATGATGAAGATGCAGATGGTCGCAGCTGCTACGCAGCAGAAGGCTCCGATGCCTGTCAATCTCCAATTCCATAGTGTGAACCCAAAGCCATCCCCACAAGCCTTGCCTTTGATCTCAGACGCTGTTTGATCCTTCTCGTTCACCATCGGAGCCCCCTCCTTGCCTTCTTCACCCAACTGATTCTGCTCTGGTTCCAAGCGAGGCGTGATGGCTTCCATGGCGTTGGAGGCCACCTTCATGTCGACGAGTTCGTTCTCCTTCAGCTTCTTGAAGAAGACTTGACGTACCACTTCACGCTGGTTCGCTGATGTCACCGGTGGGACGACGCCGACGTCCTTGAATCCTTCGTCGGGAGCCTCGTCGTTTGGGTTGTCGCCTGCAGTCGGATCAGAGCTAAGTGGAGCTGCAACATCTCTGGAAGGGCTTGAGAAGTAGTTCGTGTCCACGATGAGCTCCTTGAGCAGCACGTCTTTGGCACCGTCATGGCTGAAGCCCAGGAAGGCCTTGTTATCGGGGAGGAACTCCCACTCTTCCATGTCCAACTCCAGGCAAGATTTCTCCATTTGAGAGGGAGGAGGGGATTGCAATGCTAGGAAGCAGACCGGAAGAGGGCGTGTGATCTTGGACTGAGCATAGAATGATCACCTCTCCAGTGTGTTTGAGAGAGAGCCCGAGCTTATCCCTTTCTACTAGTGATAAATGAGCTCCCTATCGGACCCACCTGTCAAGATCTTTCCCATGGAATCGATTTCCAGCTTTCGTCGATGGCTTCTACCGATGAGACATGTATCGTAGCCTCACCACACCTGTCTCGTGCAtgagaaagataaatttgcaggtGATAGGCTGAGCGAGTCGCACGTCATTCTCTGTATTGCATTTCAGCCTCATTCACAAGTTTCAAAAATCTAATACTGATTCTGTTCATCTTATCAAGTCAAAATGTTTGAGTTCAAACTAATAACAGTACAATTATTTTGCCTTCTTGTAAATCATTgtggaataaaataaaataactacTTAtcctaaatctttgcaatattatTTATTGTTTAATAGCTTCAGAGCCTATCCCCACCTGAATAATTTATTTGTCATGAAACAAACCAAGGAAGCAAATGGACACATTCCATCTTCCAACCAGTGATTACATACTTCTTTTGCTTTCTCCCAGAGGAGATTCTCATTTGGAAATTGGAGTCATGTGGGGTTTGCTTGAGCCTTGGGTTAGAATCAGTTCTGACGGAGATGGGAGATGGGATGTGGATAGATAAAGACTATCAAAAGCGAAAAGAAGACTGGGAAAGCAAGGTGGCCACTATTCAGGAAAGAAATATCTTTCCTTATTATATAAAATGATCAATGAGATATCCGAGTTAGTACATTGTTATTATATAAAATGATCAATGAGATATCCAAGTTAGTACATTGTTATTATATAAAATGATCAATGAGATATCCGAGTTAGTACATTGTTATTATATAAAATGATCAATGAGATATCCGAGTTAGTACATTGTTATTATATAAAATGATCAATGAGATATCCGAGTTAGTACATTGTTATTATATAAAATGATAGATCTCGTATTCGAGTCTGTCATGTGAAAATCATATATAATAttcaatataataaaaatatattttatttaaaaaatattagagaTCTTATATCAGATGCCAATCATTTCATTAACTTTTGTGCATTGTTATAGAGAAAACAATTCAATTAAAGACTGAATTGAATAGAAAACAGTTATACATCCATTCTTGTCCAATAAACCCAATTAATTTCCCTCTTACATCCTACGAAGGATCCAGCCTTCATTTCTGATGACTAGTTTTTGCAGTCCAATCAAGATAGAGATGCATAATTGGTTACATGAATTTGGttacatggatgtcatcaattttCTTTTGGTTAGACACTATAAAAACAATGCATACACTATGAATGACTAATCTTCTTAACATTCAATCTGTTCTTCGAGACCTTAAGAAGGCACCTCTGTATGATGAGAAACAACAGTAGTGTTCCTTTTCCAGAATCTCAAGCCAGGAATAAATGTCAATCAATGCACAAACTGTAAAGATGGtagcatatttatttattttttgttctttg
The DNA window shown above is from Musa acuminata AAA Group cultivar baxijiao chromosome BXJ2-4, Cavendish_Baxijiao_AAA, whole genome shotgun sequence and carries:
- the LOC108952533 gene encoding uncharacterized protein LOC108952533 produces the protein MEKSCLELDMEEWEFLPDNKAFLGFSHDGAKDVLLKELIVDTNYFSSPSRDVAAPLSSDPTAGDNPNDEAPDEGFKDVGVVPPVTSANQREVVRQVFFKKLKENELVDMKVASNAMEAITPRLEPEQNQLGEEGKEGAPMVNEKDQTASEIKGKACGDGFGFTLWNWRLTGIGAFCCVAAATICIFIIGGRPQQKQRIHLGIHADDKRMKATRLNDALSSPTTKAQVSVEGQYNQ